Below is a genomic region from Raphanus sativus cultivar WK10039 chromosome 4, ASM80110v3, whole genome shotgun sequence.
gcaggTTACTTGTCAGATCCACACAAAGCTAGATCACAAACGGGATACATTTTTACAATTGGAGGTACCGCCATATCTTGGCGTTCTCAAAAGCAGACACTCGTGGCTACTTCTTCAAATCATGCTGAGATCATCGCACTCCATGAAACAAGTCGAGAATGTATATGGCTAAGATCAATAAGCCGACATATCTGTTCAAGCAGTGGAATTGACGAAAATATGGAGCCAACTATTCTATATGAAGATAATGCGGCATGTGTTGCTCAAACAAAGGAAGGATATATCAAAAGCGATAGGACGAAGCATATTCATCCGAAATTCTTCTCATACACACAAGAactcgagaagaagaaagagattgaagTAAGATATGTTCGATCAAGCGACAATGCAGCTGACCTCTTCACTAAATCACTTCCTACCTCGGTGTTCAGAAAACATGTTCATAACATTGGAATGCGTCATCAGAATGATTTATGACTGCTCATTCGAGGGGGAGCTTACgtggttgtactctttttacCTTACTATGGTttttcccattgggttttcctggaaaggtttttaacgaggcaacaaaAGATGTTAAGCAAAAGATGATAGTGACACTGGtctccaagggggagtgttataaacgtGCATGAAACAAATGTCAAAAATGACAGCACCGAATTACCCAAGCTTCGTGTAAATGTAACAAGTGTGGAGCCCATTATCACTGTGCATGCATAGTAATTTACTTTTCTTACTTCTATATATACGATCGACTTCGATCATTGTAAGACACACAattctctcctcctcctctataTAATAAACTTTCTCTCGTTTACTCTCTTGTATCAGTATTATCTCTCTTCTGCGGGTATAAAATTTCACTCTTATTTAAAATTCTCgatactataaaattataacttattttataacaaaaatgtaattataCTTTATTTGGAAATGATTTAATGCAGGAATCATTAACTTTTATGGCTAGTGAAAAAGAAAAGTCACCGAGGGGACACATTGGTAAATGAAAGGAGTTAGCCAGGTCATATTGGTAATATGGGGGGTCTTCTGCTCCGACGAGTGGCAAGTGAAGAAGGTGTGTGAAAAAGCTAAAAATCGACAAAAAACAAACAGTCTTCCTCTCTCCCCATAGGACTCGTCTCTTCCTCTCTCCTCTTGACGCAGAGAATCTTCTCTCTGCTTTAGTTTCGAAGACGACGAAGATATCTCCACCCAGGTGATCTTGATTTGCATTttcccagaaaaaaaaaaaactcagttcTCCTGCAATATATTTTAaacgtttcttcttcttgttccttTAAATCTATATTCTAACATTTTCTAATTTCTATATTATGGAAAGTGTCTCTGTTGCCTTCTTCAATGCATTATTAAGTGAGCATTCCAATACTGTTTCCTCTCTCTGTtataatttattgatttataagTACATTAGTGTATTTACCAAATGACTTGACTCTCGGCGGAGGAGCTTAATCGCCGGCGAACTGAATCACTCGTCGGAGGTTACACTGTTCATTGTCTTTcccttttttctttctctttcgtCAGCTTGAAGTGTTCAAATAGATAGGAAACAGTCTTTATAacctttttctttatttgacGTTGAAAGATCTTTGACGTAGAAAAAGCTCTAACAACCTGAAGAATCTCTTTGATTCGTATCTTcattaactttttctttttttcttttgttgtcaCAGTTCAAGAAGCTGCTCTGTTTACTCAAAGCCTCTCTTCTCTCCTGATTCAGCGTCGGTAACAAACAATGTCGGCGCCGGAGAACTTAGATCAGATTCTCTGATTCCGTACCACCAGGAACTCATTCGCCTCTGATCGATCTTTTAAACCAAaagacaaataaataataatgtctCATTCGTGGGACGGACTCGGAGAGATCGCTTCAGTAGCACAGCTCACAGGCCTCGACGCCGTCAAGCTCATCGGCCTCATCGTCAAAGCCTCCAACACCGCCTGGATGCACAAGAAGAACTGCCGCCAGTTCGCTCACCACCTCAAACTCATCGGCAACTTGCTCGAGCAGCTGAAGATCTCGGAGATGAAGAAGTACCCCGAGACTCGGGAGCCTCTCGAAGGCCTAGAGGATGCTCTGAGGAGGTCTTACGTTCTGGTCAACAGCTGTCGCGACAGGAGCTATCTCTACTTGTTGGCTATGGGGTGGAACATTGTTTACCAGTTCAGGAAGGCTCAGGATGAGATCGATCGGTTTCTTAAGATCATTCCTCTCATCACTTTGGTTGATAACGCTCGCGTTAGGGTAAGTTTTTggctgagttttttttttttcaattctaaAGAGACGATCTTGTTTATCCCTGGCTGGGCATTAGGTTCTTGGTTAGGTTCTTTCGGTTCAGATTTCGGTTTCTGAGTTTTAGAAGTGTAGGATAGGTTCGGGTTTTTAGaaaatttggtttagttttctTTGGTTAGAGTAACAAAGTTATGAACCGactaatatacaaaataattttgatctAAATCATTAGGTTCTAGTTCGGTTCCGATTTTCTCGTTTAATTCAGGTTAAAGTGTCAGAAATTTTGGGTTTTCGTATTAAATATCAATTTTTGATTCTCGGgtaaaaattttagataattcagttacaaatatttcagataaaaattattttagaaaacttttttttttggtattcctatttataaataatatttataaattatttgattatcttgaaactaaatatagttactatttttaaatatataaaaatttggatattcaTTTTGGTTCTTGGTTCTATAGATAAAATATCCGTTCGGACAACTGATAGGATCCAAATCCGAACATAACCTAGAACCTAGTTTTTCGGTTTGGTTGGGTTCTTTGGTTCAGGATAAATGTGTCCGGGCGTAATCTTGCTGATGGGGTGATAGTGGTATTTGTATGTGCAGGAGAGGTTGGAGTATATTGACCGTGATCAGTTCGAGTATACTTTCGACGAAGAGGATAAACATGTGCAAGACGTTATTATGAAACAAGAATCCACCAGAGAAGCAGCTTCCGTGCTCAAGAAGACTCTCTCTTGCTCCTACCCTAACTTGCGGTTCTGCGATGCCCTCAAAACCGAAAACGAGAAGCTGCAGCTCGAACTTCAGCGTTCCCAGGAGCATTACGATGTGGCTCAGTGCGAAGTCATTCAGCGTTTGATCGGTGTTACTCAAACTGTTGGTGAGGTCGATGGCGTCTCTGACAAGGAACTGTACAAGAAGAAAAACTGACCCTAGCACAACTGGCAACACGGTTGAATATTCGTATGAGGAAGATCATCCCAAGAAAAGCAGTAGCCGTGCAGCTTCAAGGTTGGAATCTTTAACAGTGTGTTTCAGGCCTGTGATTTGGTAAAATGTTTCTATAACATAAAATTGTTTTCATGCAGATCTATTTCTTCTGTTACGTCACAGCACCGTGAAGAATGGCATACCGACTTGCTAGCTTGTTGCTCGGAACCTTCTCTTTGTGAGTCCTTCCTTACCCTCTTTTTGTTGTTTCCACATTGTTTTCTCCACTATGTACGATTCCATATGTTCTTCGTTATGTGGAAACCGTAGGCTTGAAGACATTATTTTTCCCGTGTGGTACTTTGGCAAAGATTGCCACTGCAGCAACAAACAGGCACATGTGTAAGTTATCTTGTTTCAGTTTGTTAGTTAGTTAAAAAGAGTACGTACATATGAAAATAGAAAACTAATAGCTATTTGGTGTGTATTCGGCACGGTCCAGCTTCAGCTGAAGCATGTAATGAGCTAATGGCATATTCTTTGATACTTTCGTGTTGCTGCTACACTTGCTGTGTAAGGAGGAAACTCCGGAAAACACTCAACATAACGGTACACTTCTAAATCACTCACTATATTAATGGTTTGAGATTGAAACACTTCATCCCAAGAGATGCCTCAAGTGAAGTCCACGTGATCTGATGTTTCGCAGGGAGGGTACATTGACGATTTTCTATCTCATTTGATGTGTTGTTGCTGTGCTCTTGTTCAAGAACTGCGAGAAGTTGAGATTCGTGGGGGCTTATGGTatgaactctctctctctctctctctctctctctctctctctctctctctctctctctctctctctctctctctctctctctctctctctctctctctctctctctctctccactctctctctctctctctctctctctctctctctctctctctctctctctctctctctctctctctctctctctctctctctctctcttctctctctctctctctatacatCTAACAATACCTGGTTTTAGTCTTGAAGCATGAACAAAGATGGTCTCTAATATTCTCGCAGGTAACGAGAAGACGAAAGTAAGTCCGCCTCCTTCGCAGTTCATGGAACATTGAATCAAATACCAAAAAGATCTCTGAATATGACACACGAGATTCTTCTTTGCGTGCTCTACTTTGTTTTTAGATCGTTGTTGTGTTGTAAATTGGTTTGGGATGATCACCATTTTTTCAGTAATTGTGTCGTGTGTATCATAGACTACAGACTAACAAGCCTTTCTTGATTCATCTTTTACCATACGAATAGGTGTCTTACTACGGTTAACGAGTTCCTAAATTGAACAAATCTTTTAATGCTTTGGGTCAAGGATATAAAGTAATCAGTTGTGGAAAAATATGTCTACAGATTCGATTTGCTTGTGGATAATAAATAGTACATATGAAGAAGGTTAAGAATTGCATTTTGAGTTATTACCAGAGCTCATAAAAAAAGGCTCAAGACATGGACAAAACTGATATGACATGATTCTTGTCGTCGGGTCTTTTTTTAAAGAGATGCTTCTTCCCACATGCACAGAGCTTTACCATTGTCGGCGAATCTAAACAATTTTAAGAATCAATGAAAAACTCTCACAATATCTGAACAATCTCTTCCAACActgtgaataaaaaaattaaagaaccATACATAAtgcaaaacataaaatatttcgCGGCAAAGTTGTAATTTGTAAACAATTAAAGGCGTTTGCGTTTGCGTTTAGCGTTAAGCGTTTTACTCCGGTTCTCCTGATTAGCtcgtttcttcaaaaaaaaaaaaaaacaatcttctCACCGGAGAAAGAAAACTTGGGAGAGagctaaaaaaaaagattgaagcTGCTGGGAACATGGTGAGATTGAGCAGAGTGATGCTTAAAGAGGCAGGACTTGCAATCGACAAGACTCTGTCGGAGATTCTCGTCTGCCCTCTCTCCAAGCAACCCTTGCGGtttgatttctctctctctctttcaaatTTGTAACCAGATTCGATCGGATTAAAGCTATTTTCTCCAACTTTTTGAAGGGTTTGCGAGAATACGAAGTCACTGGTCAGCGACACGATCGGTGTCTCATTTCCTGTAAGCTTCCTGTTTCCCACAGAACTCGATTTCAATCCataaagtttcaattttttcgATTCAGATGAGTTTGGTTACTGCAAGAAAGGTGCTTGTTGTTGTGTTTTAGCTCTGATTAACTCACCAAGCTGTAAACTTTTCGCAATCTTACATAACATTAATAATCATACGTTTAAAGTAATTTGTTCTTGGTGTCTGTTTTAGGATTCACTGTTAGAACAAGTGACCATGAATCACGATTAAGTCTTGGTTTTGTGTCTTAatcatattcttcttcttttgatgtTTACGATTCTGTGTGTTTTAAGACTTGATGTTGCTTTCTCTTACCACACCAGATCAAAGATGGGATTCCATGCTTGGTTCCAAAGGATGGTAAAATACTTGAGGAGGACGGTGATGCATCCAAAGCCTCGTGATTTTTGCTTCCACACCGCCGAAAAAATAAAAGTGATCATCAGAATTAAAGTAGCAACTTGTTGCACCGTATCTACCGCCTGAGGCTTCTCAGTGGttcataagtttttttaaagtttaaagttCTAGTGAGACACCATTGCTTGATTGTAAGCAATTGGAAGATAATGAAGGTATATTTTCTTGTTAAGTTTCAGCTTAAGTTTCTTCGAGTCTAGGATTCTCATTGACTGGTTTTGAAACTTAAAAGCATGATTTTAAAGTATTGGATGCCTATTTGAGGGGGCTCTAAGTATTATCATATACTGTGACTCTGTGAGGATAGATTCCGGTCACATTCCTACTTTTGATAACTATTAATGCTTAAAAGAATACATCAGCAGAATTATCAACAACCAAAAGTTGATCAACAAGGATCTTTTTGGACATCATCAACTAGACTTATCACTGTCAGGCAATTCTAATGTTGGACCAAAAGAGGATAAAATAATTCTCTGGATTAAACCAAATGGACACAGACATACATAGTGTTTGATGATGACTAGTGTAGCAAAAGAGGATAAACCCATTTTCCTATCCTATGAACcaaatacacacacacacacagtgTTTGATGATGACTAGTGTAGCAAAAGAGGATAAATCATTCTCCTATGAACCAAATACACACACACAGATAGTGTTTGATGATGACTAGTATAACAAAAGAGGATAAAGCTATTCTTTGGATAAACTAAATGCACACAAACACACATGACTAGTGTAGCAATAGAGGATAAAACTATATTCCTGTTGAACCAAATGCACACAGACACACATACGGTTTGATGATGACTAGTGCAATGAATATATGGAACGTGGGGGTGGGGGTGGGGGTGGGGGTGACAAGAACATAAAAGTGGTCCGTCTAAATTCCCATTGGCTGGGAGGTTTCATTTTCATAGTGCTAAGTTGTTTTGGCTTGTATGGTAGCCAGCCAAAGGAATATACATTTGTGTGGAGAAACATAAATGCTCGGTGATATGTCCCCTTCTCACTTTTCTTTCAAGTGGAGCATTGTTTTGTCTATTGGTCACTTGAAACCTTTGCTTCTTTTGAGAACCAAGTTGGTTAAACAGTAGTAAATCATAACgggtaaatttaaaaattagcaTTAGAAGAGGAAAAGTATCCCTTATACAAGAATACAAGTAGAAGTGAACAAGAAAATGACAAGAACAAGAGGAGAGAGACCCACCACAGGTGTTCCTGTGCCTCAGGAAATGGAAAGATCCTTcataggtttttctttttttatttctttccccTTCAAGATCTTTTGAGGTTCCACAAATTTAGCTTAGTTATACTTATAGCTAATAAAATAGGTACAaacttttccattttttaaacttaaatcCCCAAAAGATAAATAAGAGGACTTGTAGATTTCTCAAAATGGTGCCGTGGAAGCCCTTTGAAGTGTGTTCTTTTTGGGTTGTTGCTGATTTTCTGCCGCTATTCTTAACTGCACAAagacacacacaaacacaccaCACAGAGAACTTAAGTATCAGAATTTTATGACTCAAAAATGTCAGTGGACATAAGGTGTAGGTAGTAATGTAGAGGATGTTTATTATCTCTGCAGCTTGTTTACCTGATCTTGTTGTCTCATGAGTCTAGCATTTTCTGCCTGCAACTGAGCAACTTTAAGCTCTAACTCGTTTGTATAAGCCTGCAAATTTATAATCAAACAAACAGAAAGGATCCTTTTTAAAACCAGAAGCATTTTGTTGACAAAACCACATTTCTTTTTCAAGTAGAGGttaggagaggagagagagacacaTTCCTGTTTCCTAGCTCTGGAACGAGCTGCAGATTCTCTGTTCTTGATCATACGCTTATTTCTCCTGTTCCCTGAACCTTCTTCATTAGACTCTTGGCCTCTTTTCTTACCAAAACAAGTCGGTGTAACCAGAGCTTCAAACGAGGTGTTGAGGTGATTGTGGCTATGCAGATTATAGTTAGGGGTAACAAGAGGATCTTGGCTATCAAGAAACTCAAAGCCGGGTCCAGAATTCAAGCTCAGAACAGTTTCAGGAGGTGCCAAAGGAGGAGAGCTGCTCAAGAGAGCAGTTACAGTGGTGGTAGCTCCATTAGAGGAAGAACAACCCATGGTGGGTATTGTTGGCTCCTGGTTCAAAGGCCTGTTGAGAAAATCTTGGAAGATGGAGTTAGGGTTTTGGTTCTGGTGGCTGTGGCTCCCAAACCTTGGCTCATGGTTGCCTTGTGGATGTTGGCTGTGGATGGAACCAAGGTTGATGTCTTTCCAAACATCTTCCATGGTGACTAGAGATCTCTTTTGGGACTGAGTGTCTTGTGTGCGTGAAGGAGATGATGAGGATGAAATGGAAGAAACTTTGTTGAGAGTCTTGTTCTTGCTTGTAGCAGAGACTCTATTGTTTCTCTGATGATTTGCTGAAAACAACATTGGAAAGGAGAACCCACACACACAGCTTTACGCTTTGGTGTCAATTGTCTTGTATCCTACActcagaaagagagagagagggagagaaagTAGAgcagagaggagagagagtgtGCAGAGAGATCAGAAAGTTGAGGGAGATTGATACTATGCCAAACTGTGAAGAAAGCTTCCATAACTATGTAGTTAAAGTTTTGATGTCTTCAATTTCAAAGTACTATAATGAAAATATGttgattatttcaaaataaggTAAGTGAACTATTGTCATTATCCTTAAGCGTAAAAATGTGTGTGGGGAAGAGATGCTTGAAAAAGGCAGGCAAATAATTAAACTTTGATTTAATATCACTTTTATTCTAAGATCACATCCTTTTAGATCACTTTCAGTTTTCAATGGgtgactcttttttttcttgctttggTTAAATAAATTCttcctttgttttgtttctaattGCTTGCATTTTAAAGCTCACTAAACACATGAGAAAATTGTCTTTCTATTatgatgtgtatatatattttctgaagttataataattatttgaagACCATTATTGTTAGTGTTTGGCTTTGTTACATGAGTACCACCAGATATCTAGATATTCGAATAAATTTGTCCTCCCGAATCTATGTTCATGCTCCAAGTGCATGTCTAGTCACActtctcatttttttctttctttactaCAGGTTGATAGTACACAATACAATACCAGtttttcctttctttatttattttttttttatttttttctcttgagATTCTATTCAACAAGATTAAGTATTCATTTCCGTACACATATCTGTTGCCTAATTTTTATGAAGTAAAAGAACGTGCAAAATAGTACATATTGAAGagttttaactaaaaaattGGGAGGATATATTTTTTCTGTGGCAGAGAAAGGAGAAACTtcataattttctaaacatGTTCAGTTTCGGTGGTAAATTCAGAGTGTCTTGTACTCTTGTGTGAGATATATCATCTCTAGTTTTGTAGGTTGTTAAGATATATTGTagtaaaaataaagatttgacgtttttttcttagtttttgtTTGTGCCTAACTTTTCTTGAGTTCTCTAAAATAATAGTGGTGATGATGCTGTGAACAAACTAGCAATTCCCATATACGCATATCGAATTGTAGTCCGAAGTTCAATACTTGTGAGTTGTacgagagaaagagagtgtgACAAGTCATGTCTCAGGGGGATTGGACATGTGTCAGCACTGTATTGCTCTGTCCCGAACTCCATAAAATCTCTTGCTCTGTCTTTTAATATCCTCTTTGGTTTACTACAAAAACAATGCATATAAACGGCAAATTTGCTTGTCAGTTGCCAAAATAGtaagtgtaatttttttttatttttgtaaagaattttcgtttttaatatcTGTGGTgtaatatttttactatatttttttctcttgctTGAGGTGTAGTTTTAACGCAGCAActaatataatagtattatttatttacagTGGTAAAAGTTAATCACCATTAAAAAAGTTAATTACTTTCTAGttcatgaataaaaattaaaatttgtataaaagatattttattcggatatataaatgattaaaaGTTTTAAGTTGCCATCTTGATACATTAAAagtttgcccaaaaaaaaaaaagtttccacATGTTCCCTAGTTTATAACAAGTTGGCTTAAAGCTGTACTGTCTGCTATCCGGATTCGAGTCTTGGTCACAACGGATTTAATATCTTTTCTgttggggcgctggacccctttcGGGTGATAGTTGGGAATGTGACTGTCCAGATAccagagttatcaaaaaaaaaaaacaagttggcttaaaattaaaattggaGAAGCAGATTCATtgtatacataaattaaataagataaaaaaaaagagagaagagaaagagtaAACTAGTTAGATAAAGGAGAGCGGTCGGCTCAATCCGTTCAGCTTCTCTTTTGTCTCCGGCGGTGCACTATCTCTTCGGTGGCCGGTTGGCTCATGTCTCTGTCGCGGTTCCTATTTAGATAAAGGAGAGCGGTCGGCTCAAGTTTCTGCGTCGCGATATCCTCCGATCGACGGCGgctttggtttttctttttttcttcctttttggttttatttcttCTCGATCTGCGATAAAAACTGCTTTCGTCGGATGAGATTTCGACTCTTGTCGATTGTAGCTCTCCGAAAAGCTTTAAAAGAGCAGAGAGAGTTCTGTGGTGGGGTGATGGATCGAGAGTCGGAGGAGTAGTGAAGCTCTCCGACGGTTTGTGGTGTTGTTTCACGCGTGCTTTCCTCTAAGTGAGAGTGATGAAAAGAGATAGAAGAGATTTCGCGTCGGCGATTGTATCTCTCCTTTATAATTTGCACCTGAGTCGAGGTTATGGCGGTGAAGAAGATAGGGAGCGGTGGGGCTCCGGGAAGGTCAGGGATTCGGAGTGGTTGAGCATGCGGCGGGGCCGTTTCTACCTGCTAGGGTTTTCCTCTTTTGGGCTTTCAGGTTATGGGCTTTCgggctttttcttttcttttcgatGCCTGGTGTGGGTTTTAGTGTATGGGCTCTGCCCTATTGTATTTCGTTGGGCTCGGcctttttggttttaataataCTTTTAGACGGAAAAAAAAGTTTGCAGATGAAAAGGTTGATAGACTCTGAAACCAGTCACTCAGGAGTCAGGACAGGTGATTTGATTAGATGATATACTCGTATTTATTGGTTTTCATTTACATTCAAATTATAATCCAACGCGAGTCTATGACCGTCGGATTCTTTTATTTCCGCTGGTCCGTCCAATGATCATCTGTTTGTAGGTTGTCTATAGACCATACGGGAATACAGTAGTTGTAATAATTTAACTAGATTTTCacaagggcgggtatattttttgttttaatcttttttttgaaaaaatatttgtttgtatttgatttattttataatcatatttgtgtttgttactaatttaatttgatataatagtcttttaaataaatgaaatatatagatGGATCCAATATGTCACATTTATTGGGTTTTTAACCAAAgatttaaacataagtaattttatgttaaatttagatacttgttcatgtattacaaaatttatatgtgatttgttcttttttatttttaatttgaaatttatatattttagtttatagaattttatatgatttaaacgGATAGTCAAACCCaaactaaaacccataaaatatgaattgaaacaaaaatttgaattctGAATAGACTTAAACCAAaatctcatcatataattaaacttcttaatttattaataataaatattacaatatcaacaacttaaaatatttgtgttcaaatattaataacataaacaatTTTTCGACCCACACTTGAAAGcaccatatattttatgatgtaaaatttcattaataattttacaaaaattatgtaaattcgTAAAGATTTTGTCTATTTTGAAACAGGAAAATTCGGATATGTTTTCAAATCTATAGATCTAGTGATTCAATATGTAATCCGGTTTGGATTTCAAGAGATATTCATcaactaaaattttgataaaacccACAAAAACCGTTAAAACCAGAGGGTGCATGTTAAACCTATAGGTGATtgatataattcaattttatttaaattgttattttttataaatttaaaatttaatttcaatgttttaattagatatttagataattattaattgataaaagtcATGTCCAACATAAGTATTTTTATCTCCTATTGGTATAGGTGAACATATGAACATGACCTATACCAAACATAACAAAACTTATACCCGCGGatcttaaaacatgaacatgacctattgatataggtgtggtccaactatttaataaaatagattaaaaaccGTTAAAACCAGAGGGTGCATGTTAAACCTATAGGTGATtgatataattcaattttatttaaattgttattttttctaaatttaaaatttaatttcaatgttttaattagatatttagataattattaattgataaaagtcATGTCCAACATAAGTATTTTTATCTCCTATTGGTATAGGTGAACatatgaacatgacctattgaccTATACCAAACATAACAAAACTTATACCCACGGatcttaaaacatgaacatgacctattgatataggtgtggtccaactatttaataaaatagattaaaaactattaactatttagaagaaatattatacaaaaaaacacagatacgattaaaacacacaaatatatttttttttaaatataaacaaaaaatataccagcCCTTTTAAGAGCAGATCAGAATCTAGTTGTATTTGAATTATATAGCGTAACTCTAATTTGttgtagaaaatgtttaaaatatattttatgtgaaatgaaatataaataatttaaatttaaaaatttttctaaatttttagaaattactttttaatactgatatatttataaactatattattaaattagaaaatgaCCTATTAATAGTCcagctattttataaaattattaaaactttttactaatcagttaagaaaaatattctacacaaatatgattacaaagaaaaacacaaatatgattaaaaaaatacaaatataaaaattgaatttctagaaaatgtaaaacaaaaaatatactcacTCTTTGAAATGTTGATCAGAAtctaaattgtattatattatcttaattaAACCACAGTTCAtttccattaatttttatagtggacataatatttattaatgtaaagtatcaatattattgtttccaaatgatataatttttatttattgaactaCGTAAG
It encodes:
- the LOC108838132 gene encoding LOW QUALITY PROTEIN: protein MID1-COMPLEMENTING ACTIVITY 1 (The sequence of the model RefSeq protein was modified relative to this genomic sequence to represent the inferred CDS: inserted 2 bases in 1 codon); protein product: MSHSWDGLGEIASVAQLTGLDAVKLIGLIVKASNTAWMHKKNCRQFAHHLKLIGNLLEQLKISEMKKYPETREPLEGLEDALRRSYVLVNSCRDRSYLYLLAMGWNIVYQFRKAQDEIDRFLKIIPLITLVDNARVRERLEYIDRDQFEYTFDEEDKHVQDVIMKQESTREAASVLKKTLSCSYPNLRFCDALKTENEKLQLELQRSQEHYDVAQCEVIQRLIGVTQTVGEVDGVSDKELYKKXKTDPSTTGNTVEYSYEEDHPKKSSSRAASRSISSVTSQHREEWHTDLLACCSEPSLCLKTLFFPCGTLAKIATAATNRHMSSAEACNELMAYSLILSCCCYTCCVRRKLRKTLNITGGYIDDFLSHLMCCCCALVQELREVEIRGGLW
- the LOC108852358 gene encoding uncharacterized protein LOC108852358, whose product is MVRLSRVMLKEAGLAIDKTLSEILVCPLSKQPLRVCENTKSLVSDTIGVSFPIKDGIPCLVPKDGKILEEDGDASKAS
- the LOC108833735 gene encoding protein FD isoform X2 — its product is MLFSANHQRNNRVSATSKNKTLNKVSSISSSSSPSRTQDTQSQKRSLVTMEDVWKDINLGSIHSQHPQGNHEPRFGSHSHQNQNPNSIFQDFLNRPLNQEPTIPTMGCSSSNGATTTVTALLSSSPPLAPPETVLSLNSGPGFEFLDSQDPLVTPNYNLHSHNHLNTSFEALVTPTCFGKKRGQESNEEGSGNRRNKRMIKNRESAARSRARKQAYTNELELKVAQLQAENARLMRQQDQLRIAAENQQQPKKNTLQRASTAPF
- the LOC108833735 gene encoding protein FD isoform X1 yields the protein MLFSANHQRNNRVSATSKNKTLNKVSSISSSSSPSRTQDTQSQKRSLVTMEDVWKDINLGSIHSQHPQGNHEPRFGSHSHQNQNPNSIFQDFLNRPLNQEPTIPTMGCSSSNGATTTVTALLSSSPPLAPPETVLSLNSGPGFEFLDSQDPLVTPNYNLHSHNHLNTSFEALVTPTCFGKKRGQESNEEGSGNRRNKRMIKNRESAARSRARKQECVSLSSPNLYLKKKCGFVNKMLLVLKRILSVCLIINLQAYTNELELKVAQLQAENARLMRQQDQLRIAAENQQQPKKNTLQRASTAPF